AGGCGACATCCGGCAACATAGCAATGCCTGATGGCAACGCTAACGCGTCTTATCAGGCCTACAAGGTTATCCGGCCTACATAATGATTAATTACCGTGCAGACGACGTGCGTCGATCACATCCGGTACCTGGTTCAGCTTGCCGAGCACGCGCCCGAGCACCTGCAGGTTGTAGATTTCGATGGTCATATCAATGGTGGCAAGCTGTTGTTTGGTATCACTCCGGCTGGCAACTCCCAGCACGTTTACCTTCTCGTTGGCGAGAATCGTGGTGATATCACGTAACAAGCCACTGCGATCGTTGGCCTGGACGCGAACCACCAGCGAATACCCTGCAGAGTAACTTTCGCCCCAGACCGCATCAACAATACGTTCCGGCGCATGGGAACGCAGCTCAGTCAGCTGTTCACAATCCGCCCGGTGCACGGAAATACCGCGTCCCTGGGTAATAAACCCGACAATCTCATCGCCTGGAATCGGCTGGCAGCAGCGAGCGATGTGGTGCATCAGGTTACCTACCCCTTCCACCACGACACGACCGTCGTCTTTACGGCGACTTTGCGGTGCGTGCGTTTTCTGCTGAAGCTGTTTCAGCGCGGCGGCATCCTGTTCGGCAGCGCTTGGCTTATTAAACTGCGCCTGCAGGAAATTCACCATCTGGTTGAGGCGGATGTCTCCTCCGCCAATCGCCGCCAACAGTTCATCCAGCTCATTGAAACTGTAGCGCGGCAGCAGATGTTTTTCCGCTTCTTTCAGGCTGATGCCTAAATGCGCCAGTTCATCGTCGAGGATCTGGCGACCTGCAAGAATGTTCTTATCACGGTCCTGTTTACGGAACCAGGCGTGGATCTTCGAACGCCCACGACTGGTGGTTACATAGCCAAGGTTAGGGTTCAACCAGTCGCGGCTTGGGTTTGGCTGTTTCTGGGTGATAATTTCAATTTGATCGCCCATCTGTAGTTGGTAGGTAAACGGTACGATGCGTCCACCAATTTTCGCGCCAATGCAACGATGCCCCACATCACTATGAATGTGGTAAGCAAAATCGAGCGGCGTGGAGCCTGCTGGCAGATCCACAACGTCGCCTTTCGGTGTAAAGACGTACACGCGGTCATCAAAGACCTGGCTACGAACTTCATCCAGCATTTCACCGGAATCTGCCATCTCTTCCTGCCAGGCGATCAGCTTACGCAGCCATGCAATACGATCTTCATGACCAGAGCGCGCGGCGCCTGAAGCAGTGCCCTCTTTGTACTTCCAGTGTGCCGCGACGCCCAGTTCGGCATCTTCGTGCATCTGTTTAGTACGGATCTGAATTTCAATAGTTTTCCCACCCGGCCCCAGCACAACCGTATGGATTGACTGGTAGCCGTTGGGTTTCGGGTTCGCGACGTAGTCATCAAACTCATCCGGCAGATGGCGATAGTGAGTATGTACTATCCCGAGCGCGGCATAGCAGTCCTGTAAACGCTCTGCCACGATACGCACTGCGCGCACATCGAACAGTTCATCGAAGGCCAACTGCTTTTTCTGCATTTTGCGCCAGATGCTGTAGATATGCTTCGGACGCCCGTACACTTCAGCTTTGACGCCTTCCGTTTTCATCTCTGAGCGCAAATGACCAACGAACTCATCAATGTAATGCTCCCTGTCGATACGACGTTCATGCAGCAGCTTGGCAATGCGTTTGTATTCAGCCGGGTGCAGATAACGGAAGCAGTAATCTTCCAGCTCCCATTTTAATTGCCCGATTCCCAAACGGTTGGCCAGCGGTGCATAGATATTGGTGCACTCTTTTGCCGCCAGAACGCGTTCATCTTCCGGCGCGTCTTTCACTTCACGCAGATGGGCAATCCGCTCTGCCAGCTTGATGACCACACAGCGGAAGTCATCTACCATTGCCAGCAGCATGCGGCGGACGTTATCGACCTGCTCGGAAGAAACTGAATCGGTATGCGTGGCTTTAAGCTGGCGTATCGCCGCCATATCACGCACGCCGTGGATAAGATGAACAATGGATTTGCCCACGCTCTCGCGCAGGATGTCTTCACTTACCACGTTGGCATCAGCCAGAGGGAACAGCATTGCTGCACGCAGCGTGTCGATATCCATGCTCAACATGGAGAGAATTTCTACCATCTCCACGCCACGCCACAGCAGCAGATCCGCATCCGGATGCCCCTGTGTCTGCTGGAGGCAGTACGCCCAGGTTTCGGCTAAGCGTTCACACGACTGCTGGCTGGAGATCCCCAGACTCGCGATCCATTTCTTGGGATCAAACTCACCAGCTTTATTTAAATGTGCACTTCTTACCGCAACCATCGTCCTCTCCTTAAGGGGCATGGCCTGTCGAAGTCGACAAGCCGAACCCATTGTCTTTCACACAGCATTACAAGGCGAAATCCAATGGGTATTAAGTTCATTACAAACGCTCAAACAGGACCATTGATTCCAGGTGTCCAGTGTGCGGGAACATATCGAGCATCGCCAGCCGCCGGATGGCATATCCCGCATTGAGCAAAGCATCGCTGTCACGAGCCAGCGTTGCCGGGTTACAGGATACATAAACAACGCGTATAGGTTCTAATTTTATAATATGTTGCATCACACCTGCAGCCCCCGCACGCGCAGGATCGAGCAAAACTTTGTCGAATCCGTTTTTCGCCCACGGCTGCCGGGTAACATCTTCCTCAAGGTTCTCATGAAAGAATGTCACATTGTGTAATCCGTTATTCAGCGCATTCTCCCGACCTTTTCCAACCAGCGCCGGAACACCTTCCACGCCAACCACGCTTGCTGCTCGAGTTGCCAGCGGCAGGGTAAAATTACCCATTCCACAGAACAGATCGAGTACGCGATCTTCAGGTTGCACATCGAGCCATTCCAGCGCACGGGCCACCATTTGTTGGTTTACCCCTTCGTTAACCTGAATAAAATCGCGCGGGCTGAAGGTTAACCGTAGTCCATTTGAGTCATACCAGGGCGATTCTTCTGATATTGATTCCAGTATCTCGCTTTGCGGGGCCAGAAACAAAGACAGCCCCAGAGAATGCGAAAAGCATTCCAGTTTTTCTTTATCCGCTGCACTTAATGGCGCCGTGTGGCGCAAAATCATCAGGGTTCCGCTCCCTGCCTGCACCAGTTCAACATGTCCAAGGTGGCGTAACCCTTGAAGACTTTCCAGACACGCCCTGAGATGGGGCAATAACGCTTCAAGCTGGGGCACCAAAACAGGGCATTGTTTGACATCGATAATGTCGCTGGAGCCTGATTTACGAAACCCCATCTGCAATTTTTGTTCTTTTGGCCGATAGTTCAGGCTCAATCGGGCACGACGACGATAGCCCCACGGCGTATCAGCTATAACATCCGACACGTCACATTTCATTAAACGCGACAACGCCGCGCTTTTACTACGCTGCTGTAACGAGATGCTGGCATGCTGCTGCTGGCAACCGCCGCATACGCCAAAATGCGGGCAACGTGGCACTTCACGCTCAGGGCTGTTGTTCAAACGTCGTTTTACTTGCGCGCGGGCGAACTGTTTTTTATCTTCGGTAATCACCACCTCGGCGCTTTCCTGGGGTAGCAATTCCGGTATAAACAACGCTTTTCCGTTATGGCGAGCGACGCCCTGACCAAAAGGATCGAGGTCATTGACGGTAACGGTTATGATCTGACGCGTCGTCACGCGTCGTTTTGCAGAGTAGAATTGCGCCATCGACGAGATATTTCTCTATTTAACAGTGTGACCCTAATTGTCCCATAACGGAACTCCATGACCAACTACAGCCTGCGCGCACGCATGATGATTCTGATCCTGGCCCCGACCGTCCTGATAGGTTTGTTGCTCAGTATCTTTTTTGTTGTGCATCGCTATAACGACTTGCAGCGTCAACTGGAAGATGCTGGTGCCAGCATCATAGAACCACTCGCGGTCTCCAGCGAATATGGCATGAACCTGCAAAACAGGGAATCTATCGGCCAGCTTATCAGCGTGCTGCATCGTCGCCATTCCGATATCGTGCGGGCAATTTCTGTTTATGACGAAAATAACCGACTGTTCGTCACCTCTAATTTTCATCTCGATCCGTCTGAAATGCAGTTGGCGACAGGTTCACCGTTTCCCCGTAAGCTGAGCGTCACCCGGCACGGGGATATCATGATCCTGCGTACCCCGATTATATCGGAAAGCTATTCACCAGATGAATCCGCCGTAAGCGATGCGAAAAACACCAAAAATATGCTGGGGTATGTGGCGCTTGAGCTGGATCTTAAGTCCGTGCGATTGCAGCAGTACAAAGAGATCTTTATCTCCAGTGTAATGATGCTGTTTTGTATTGGTATTGCGTTAATTTTTGGCTGGCGTCTGATGCGAGACGTAACCGGCCCGATTCGCAATATGGTGAATACCGTTGACCGAATTCGTAGAGGACAGCTCGACAGCCGCGTGGAAGGTTTCATGCTGGGCGAGCTGGATATGCTCAAAAATGGTATCAACTCGATGGCGATGTCACTTGCGGCTTACCATGAAGAGATGCAGCACAACATCGATCAGGCCACCTCTGACCTGCGTGAAACGCTGGAGCAGATGGAAATCCAGAACGTCGAACTGGATCTGGCGAAGAAACGCGCCCAGGAAGCGGCGCGTATTAAGTCTGAGTTTCTGGCTAACATGTCGCACGAACTGCGAACACCGCTGAATGGCGTGATTGGCTTCACCCGTCTTACGCTAAAAACCGAGCTCAACACCACGCAGCGCGATCACCTGAATACCATTGAACGCTCGGCTAACAATCTGCTGGCTATCATCAATGATGTACTCGACTTCTCCAAACTTGAGGCGGGCAAGCTGATTCTGGAAAGCATTCCCTTCCCGCTGCGCAGCACGCTGGATGACGTCGTTACGCTGTTAGCGCATTCATCCCATGATAAAGGGCTTGAGCTGACGCTGAATATTAAGAATGACGTGCCGGACAACGTCATCGGCGATCCGCTGCGCTTACAGCAGGTAATCACTAATCTGGTTGGCAATGCCATCAAATTTACCGAAGGCGGCAATATCGACATTCTGGTCGAGAAGCGCGCCCTTAGTAACACGAAAGTGCAGATTGAAGTACAAATCCGCGATACCGGAATTGGTATTCCTGAGCGCGATCAGTCACGCTTGTTCCAGGCCTTCCGCCAGGCGGATGCCAGTATTTCCCGCCGCCACGGCGGTACCGGGCTGGGCCTGGTCATTACGCAAAAACTGGTCAACGAAATGGGCGGGGATATCTCCTTCCATAGTCAACCGAACCGGGGTTCCACGTTCTGGTTCCATATCAGCCTCGATCTTAACCCTAACGTTCTCGTTGACCGCTCAACCACGCTCTGCCTGGCCGGTAAACGACTGGCCTACGTCGAACCGAACGCCACTGCCGCACAGTGCACGTTAGATATCTTGAGCGAAACGCCGTTGGAGGTGATTTACAGCCCTTCATTCTCTGGGCTGCCGAAGGATCACTACGATATTCTGCTGCTCGGCATTCCGGTCACTTTACGCGAACCGCTCACCATGCAGCATGAGCGGCTGGCAAACGCTGCGGCGATGACCGACTTTTTGTTACTGGCCCTGCCTTGCCATGCGCAGATTAACGCCGAGAAGTTAAAACAGGGCGGCGCGGCGGCATGTCTGTTGAAACCTCTCACCTCAACTCGCTTACTGCCTGCGCTGACAGAGTATTGTCAGGTGAATCACAGCGCGGATCCGCTGCTGTTAGACGATAGCAAAATCGCGATGACCGTTATGGCGGTAGACGACAACCCGGCGAACCTCAAGCTGATTGGCGCACTGTTGGAAGATAAGGTGCAGCACGTCGTGCTCTGCGACAGTGGGCATCAAGCGGTGGATCGCGCCAGACAAATGCAATTTGATCTGATCCTGATGGATATTCAGATGCCAGACATGGACGGCATTCGCGCTTGTGAGCTAATCCACCAGCTTCCTCATCAACAGCAGACACCGGTCATTGCGGTCACCGCACACGCCATGGCCGGGCAGAAAGAGAAGCTGCTCAGCGCCGGGATGAACGATTACCTGGCGAAGCCTATCGAGGAAGATAAGCTGCATAATCTGCTGTTACGCTACAAACCCGGCGCAAGCACAGCGCTTAGGGCGATCGCCGTTGAACCCGTTGAGCCGGTCGTCAATCCGAATACCACACTCGACTGGCAGTTAGCATTAAGACAAGCCGCAGGTAAAAACGATTTGGCGCGGGATATGCTGCAAATGCTGCTCGATTTTCTGCCCGAAGTACGTAACAAAATTGAAGAACAGCTGGTCGGTGAAAACCCTGAAGGGCTGGTGGATATGATCCACAAGCTGCACGGCAGCTGCGGTTATAGCGGCGTTCCCCGCATGAAAAACCTGTGTCAGCTTATTGAGCAGCAATTACGTAGCGGGACCAAGGAAGAAGAGCTGGAGCCTGAGTTTTTAGAGCTTCTGGATGAAATGGACAACGTTGCGCGCGAAGCGAAGAAGTTGTTGGGGTAATATTCGCAGGAAGGCGGCGTGACCGCCTTATCCAACCTACAACTCAGCGTAATTGCTGCCCGGCTTTAAGCGTTGCGGCCACGTTTCGCGCCGTCATTCGTACGTTGTCGCTCGCGTTCTTTAGCGCCTCATCCAGGGTACAGATGGTATAGATGACACTGAAAACCGCATCCAGCCCATGCTCGTGGACCACACCGACATCCGCCGTCAGGCTACCGGCAATGCCGATAACCGGTTTGTTGTAACGCTTTGCGACCTTCGCCACGCCAACCGGAACCTTACCGTGAATGGTCTGACTATCAATGCGCCCTTCACCCGTTACCACTAAATCCGCATCCGCAACGCAGGCGTCAAGGTGCAACGCATCCGTTACTATCTCAATACCGCAGCGCAACTGTGCGCCGCAAAACGCATATAGCGCCGCCCCCATACCACCAGCGGCGCCACCGCCGGCCAGATCCAGCACGTTGACGTCCAGATCGCGGACAATGAGTTGCGCATAGTGCGTGAGTGCCCGATCCAGGCGGGAAATCATCTCCGGCGTCGCCCCTTTTTGCGGGCCAAAAACCGCAGAAGCGCCCTCTTCACCGGTCAACGGATTAGTCACGTCGCAAGCCACTTCAATACGACACGCAGCAAGTCGCTGGTCTAACTGAGAAATATCAATCCGAGCGAGCGATTCGAGGCCAGCCCCGCCATGGGCAATATCGTTATTTTGCGTATCCAGCAATTTTGCTCCCAGCGCTTGCACCATCCCGGCACCGCCATCATTGGTGGCACTTCCGCCAATTCCAATGATGATATGCTCAACGCCAGCGTCCAACGCATGACGGATTAACTCCCCGGTTCCCCAGGATGTCGTTTTCAGCGGATCGCGTAACCCCGCAGGAACCTGTTCCAGTCCGCTGGCGGCCGCCATTTCGATAAACGCCGAGCGCTCATCACCGGATAAACCATAAAATGCCTGAATTGTGTTGCCCAAAGGGCCGGTAACATCAACATGCACAAGGTGACCTTGCGTTGCGGCAACCATCGCTTCGACCGTTCCTTCACCGCCATCTGCAACCGGAATCTTCACGTAATCCGCATCAGGCCAGATCTCACGAAACCCCTGCTCAATAGCCGTTGCCACTTCAAGCGCACTCAAACTTTCCTTATAGGAATCCGGTGCGATTACTATTTTCATAAAGCATCCTTACGCATGTTGACTGTGTTAAGCATATACCAGGATAAAAACCGCCCCTCAATGGGAGCGGTCCCAGCCCACTTAGCGTACCATGCACGGACGCTTATTATCAAACGTCCAGTTCGGGATCAGATACTGCATTCCCATCGCATCATCACGCGCCCCCAGTCCATGTTGCTGGTACAGCTCATGCGCTTTCATGACCTGATCCATATCCAGCTCCACGCCCAGACCCGGTTTTGCCGGAACCTGCACCATGCCGCCTTTGATTTCAAATGGCTCTTTGGTCAGGCGTTGATTGCCTTCCTGCCAGATCCAGTGGGTGTCGATCGCGGTAATTTTGCCCGGAGCCGCTGCCGCGACATGCGTAAACATCGCCAGCGAAATATCAAAGTGGTTGTTGGAGTGCGATCCCCAGGTCAACCCAAACTCATGGCACATTTGCGCCACGCGGACAGAACCCTGCATGGTCCAGAAGTGCGGGTCCGCCAGTGGGATATCCACGGACTGCAGCGACAGCGTATGCCCCATCTGACGCCAGTCGGTGGCGATCATGTTGGTGGCGGTCGGCAGACCGGTAGCGCGGCGGAATTCCGCCATCACTTCACGACCAGAGAAGCCCTGCTCGGCGCCACACGGATCTTCCGCATAGGCCAGAGAACCCTTCAGATATTTGCCGATCTTAATCGCTTCATTTAGCGACCACGCGCCGTTCGGATCCAGCGTGACGCGGGCCTGCGGGAAACGCTTCGCCAGCGCAACGATAGATTCCGCTTCCTCAACACCTGCCAGCACGCCGCCTTTCAGTTTAAAGTCGTTGAAACCATACTTCTCATACGCAGCTTCCGCCAGGCGCACTACCGCATCCGGGGTCATCGCCTCTTCATGACGCAGACGATACCAGTCGCACTTCTCATCCGGCTGACTCTGGTACGGCAGCGGCGTTGCCTTACGGTTACCGACAAAGAACAGATAACCCAACATTTCAACTTCGCTACGCTGCTGTCCATCCCCCAGCAGAGAGGCGACGTTTACGCCCAGATGCTGACCTAACAGATCCAACATGGCCGCTTCGATCCCAGTAACCACATGAATAGTGGTACGTAAATCAAAGGTCTGCAAACCGCGACCGCCCGCATCACGATCGGCAAAAGTATTGCGTACCGCATTCAGCACGTTTTTGTATTCACCTAACGTTTTGCCTACCACCAGCGGGATCGCATCTTCCAGCGTTTTGCGGATTTTTTCTCCGCCGGGAATTTCACCCACGCCGGTATGACCGGAGTTATCTTTAATAATCACAATATTGCGCGTGAAGAATGGAGCATGTGCGCCGCTCAGGTTCATCAGCATACTGTCATGACCCGCAACCGGAATAACCTGCATAGAGGTAACCAATGGGGTAGAAAATTGTGCGCTCATAATTAAGTCCTTATTCAAAATTAGTGGCGGCCGAAAACGGGACGTTTACGGTCAAAAGTCCATCCGGGGATCAGATACTGCATTGGGCCTGCGTCATTACGCGCGCCGCCGGGCAGTCTCTTGTAGGCTTCATGAGTCTTGTTAACCTGATCCCAGTCCAGCTCTACGCCCAGTCCAGGCGCGTCAGGAACAGCAATTTTCCCGTTCTTAATCTCCAGCGGATTTTTGGTCAGACGGCAATCGCCCTCCTGCCAGATCCAGTGGGTGTCGATAGCCGTCGGGTTGCCCGGCGCAGCGGCGCCAACGTGGGTGAACATCGCCAGCGAAATATCAAAATGATTGTTAGAGTGGCAGCCCCAGGTCAGTCCCCAGTCATCGCATAACTGTGCCACGCGTACCGCGCCGGAAAGGGTCCAGAAGTGCGGATCGGCCAGCGGAATATCTACTGAGTTCAGCATCACCGCATGGCCCATTTCACGCCAGTTGGTGGCTATCATGTTGGTTGCTACCGGTAGACCGGTTGCACGGCGGAACTCGGCCATCACTTCGCGGCCAGAAAAACCCTGTTCAGCGCCGCATGGATCTTCGGCGTAGGTCAGAACATCGTTCAGCCCTTTACACAGGGAGATGGCTTCATCCAGCAACCAGGCACCGTTGGGATCAACCGTAATACGCGCATCCGGGAAGCATTTTTTCAGCGCACGAACGGTGTCGATTTCCTGCTCGCCAGGCAGTACACCACCTTTGAGTTTGAAATCTTTAAAGCCGTAGCGATCCTGCGAAGCCTGAGCCAGACGTACCACCGCCTCACTGTTCATCGCTTGCTGGTGACGCAGGTGATACCACTCATGGTTTCCCGGCGTGCTTTCCAGATACGGTAACTCGGTCTTTGTGCGATCGCCCACGTAGAACAGATAGCCGAGTACGGTGACCGCATCGCGCTGCTTGCCCGGCCCTAACAGTTCACAAACCGGCACGTTCAGCGCCTTACCCAGCAGGTCGAGCAGCGCCGCTTCCAGCGCCGCTACCGCATTGACCCGCAGTTCAAAGGTCCAGGCGCCTTTGCCGAAGGTGTCAAAATCAGCGGCCTGGTTGCCTTTATGCACCTGCTGTACCACCTTATTCAGGCGCGCAACTTCCTGACCCAATACCATCGGGATAGCGTCAACCAGCGTCTGATAAATCACCTCGCCGCCCGGCGCTTCACCGACGCCGGTATTGCCGGCGTTATCGGTAAGAACCACAATATTGCGGGTGAAATATGCATTGTGCGCACCGCCAATATTGAGCAGCATGCTGTCATGACCGGCCACCGGGATGACCTTCATATCGGTAATAACGGGACTCGATTGTGTTGTCATCATCATTGTCCTGCGACAGGTTTCAGTTCGATACGTTTAATATCGCCCACCAGTACCAGATAGCTCACCACCGCAATCAACGCATGCACCCCGACGTAAATCAACGCGCCGTTAAACGAGCCGGTGGTCCCTACGATGTAGCCGATAGCAATTGGCGTGACGATACCGGAGATATTGCCAAACATGTTGAACAAACCGCCGCTCAGACCGCTGATCTCTTTAGGTGCAGTATCAGCCATCACCGCCCATCCCAACGCACCGATACCTTTGCCGAAGAAGGCCAGCGCCATAAAGCCGATGATCATCCACTCCACGTTGACGTAGTTACAGAACACCATCACCATCGACAGCAGCATGCCGAGTACGATTGGCGTTTTACGGGCGATATTTAGCGAACCGGTACGGCGCATCAGCCAGTCGGAAATAATGCCGCCGAGCACGCCGCCGGCGAATCCGCAAATGGCCGGGACCGAAGCGACAAAACCGGCTTTCAAAATCGACATACCGCGAGCCTGCACCAGATAAACCGGGAACCAGGTGATAAAGAAGTAGGTCAGCGCGTTAATGCAGTATTGCCCGATGTAAATACCGATCATCATCCGTGAGCCCAGCAGCTGTTTGATTTGCCCCCACTTCACGCTGAACGGCACTTTAGCTTTGGCGGCCGCCTGATCCATATTGATCAGCGCCCCGCCTTCAGCAATGTACTCCAGCTCTTTTTGGTTTACGCCCGGGTGCTGGTTTGGTTCATGAATCACCTTCAGCCAGATAAAGCTGATAACAATCCCGAGGCCGCCCATAAAGAAGAACACATGCGACCAGCCCACTTCGTGGGTCAGCCACCCCATGATTGGCGCAAAAATAACGGTGGCAAAGTACTGCGCAGAGTTAAAGATTGCGACCGCCGTGCCCCTCTCCTGTGCCGGGAACCATGCCGCAACTATACGACTATTACCGGGGAAGGAAGGTGCTTCAGCTAAACCGACAAGGAATCGCAACGTAAACAACGCAACGATAATGCCGAAGCCGCTAAAGATATCGACGAAGCCTTGCAGCAGGGTAAACATGGACCAGATAAAGATGGACCAGAAATAAACACGTTTTGAACCGAAGCGGTCAAGCAACCAGCCGCCAGGGATCTGGCCGATAACATAGGCCCATGAGAAAGCGGAGAATACATAACCCATCCCTACCGCATCCAGACCAATGTCTTTGGCCATCTCCGAACCAGCAATGGATAAGGTGGCGCGATCGCCGTAGTTGAAGGATGTGACGATAAACAACATCACCACTATCCAGTAGCGAGCGTTAGTGCGTTTTTCAGCGCTGCTCGCCGCCTGACTTAATGAACTCATTGTTGCACTCCTGAATCTTGGCTTTCGCCAGTTCATTCTGTACAGCACCTGTAGGGTGATCAGAATGAGAGGTTAGTGTGTGGCAGTTTTGGTACAGCTCAGGGCCGTTTTATTCTGACTCGCTGCCTTTTCGGGAACTGACGGGAAAAGTATATGAAGGAGTGGCTCTTACCCTCACCGTGCATGAACACAACATTCGGGAGGCAGTAAGAAGTTGTTTGGGGCATAAGCCCAAAGCAGT
This window of the Citrobacter freundii ATCC 8090 = MTCC 1658 = NBRC 12681 genome carries:
- the relA gene encoding GTP diphosphokinase produces the protein MVAVRSAHLNKAGEFDPKKWIASLGISSQQSCERLAETWAYCLQQTQGHPDADLLLWRGVEMVEILSMLSMDIDTLRAAMLFPLADANVVSEDILRESVGKSIVHLIHGVRDMAAIRQLKATHTDSVSSEQVDNVRRMLLAMVDDFRCVVIKLAERIAHLREVKDAPEDERVLAAKECTNIYAPLANRLGIGQLKWELEDYCFRYLHPAEYKRIAKLLHERRIDREHYIDEFVGHLRSEMKTEGVKAEVYGRPKHIYSIWRKMQKKQLAFDELFDVRAVRIVAERLQDCYAALGIVHTHYRHLPDEFDDYVANPKPNGYQSIHTVVLGPGGKTIEIQIRTKQMHEDAELGVAAHWKYKEGTASGAARSGHEDRIAWLRKLIAWQEEMADSGEMLDEVRSQVFDDRVYVFTPKGDVVDLPAGSTPLDFAYHIHSDVGHRCIGAKIGGRIVPFTYQLQMGDQIEIITQKQPNPSRDWLNPNLGYVTTSRGRSKIHAWFRKQDRDKNILAGRQILDDELAHLGISLKEAEKHLLPRYSFNELDELLAAIGGGDIRLNQMVNFLQAQFNKPSAAEQDAAALKQLQQKTHAPQSRRKDDGRVVVEGVGNLMHHIARCCQPIPGDEIVGFITQGRGISVHRADCEQLTELRSHAPERIVDAVWGESYSAGYSLVVRVQANDRSGLLRDITTILANEKVNVLGVASRSDTKQQLATIDMTIEIYNLQVLGRVLGKLNQVPDVIDARRLHGN
- the rlmD gene encoding 23S rRNA (uracil(1939)-C(5))-methyltransferase RlmD is translated as MAQFYSAKRRVTTRQIITVTVNDLDPFGQGVARHNGKALFIPELLPQESAEVVITEDKKQFARAQVKRRLNNSPEREVPRCPHFGVCGGCQQQHASISLQQRSKSAALSRLMKCDVSDVIADTPWGYRRRARLSLNYRPKEQKLQMGFRKSGSSDIIDVKQCPVLVPQLEALLPHLRACLESLQGLRHLGHVELVQAGSGTLMILRHTAPLSAADKEKLECFSHSLGLSLFLAPQSEILESISEESPWYDSNGLRLTFSPRDFIQVNEGVNQQMVARALEWLDVQPEDRVLDLFCGMGNFTLPLATRAASVVGVEGVPALVGKGRENALNNGLHNVTFFHENLEEDVTRQPWAKNGFDKVLLDPARAGAAGVMQHIIKLEPIRVVYVSCNPATLARDSDALLNAGYAIRRLAMLDMFPHTGHLESMVLFERL
- the barA gene encoding two-component sensor histidine kinase BarA, giving the protein MTNYSLRARMMILILAPTVLIGLLLSIFFVVHRYNDLQRQLEDAGASIIEPLAVSSEYGMNLQNRESIGQLISVLHRRHSDIVRAISVYDENNRLFVTSNFHLDPSEMQLATGSPFPRKLSVTRHGDIMILRTPIISESYSPDESAVSDAKNTKNMLGYVALELDLKSVRLQQYKEIFISSVMMLFCIGIALIFGWRLMRDVTGPIRNMVNTVDRIRRGQLDSRVEGFMLGELDMLKNGINSMAMSLAAYHEEMQHNIDQATSDLRETLEQMEIQNVELDLAKKRAQEAARIKSEFLANMSHELRTPLNGVIGFTRLTLKTELNTTQRDHLNTIERSANNLLAIINDVLDFSKLEAGKLILESIPFPLRSTLDDVVTLLAHSSHDKGLELTLNIKNDVPDNVIGDPLRLQQVITNLVGNAIKFTEGGNIDILVEKRALSNTKVQIEVQIRDTGIGIPERDQSRLFQAFRQADASISRRHGGTGLGLVITQKLVNEMGGDISFHSQPNRGSTFWFHISLDLNPNVLVDRSTTLCLAGKRLAYVEPNATAAQCTLDILSETPLEVIYSPSFSGLPKDHYDILLLGIPVTLREPLTMQHERLANAAAMTDFLLLALPCHAQINAEKLKQGGAAACLLKPLTSTRLLPALTEYCQVNHSADPLLLDDSKIAMTVMAVDDNPANLKLIGALLEDKVQHVVLCDSGHQAVDRARQMQFDLILMDIQMPDMDGIRACELIHQLPHQQQTPVIAVTAHAMAGQKEKLLSAGMNDYLAKPIEEDKLHNLLLRYKPGASTALRAIAVEPVEPVVNPNTTLDWQLALRQAAGKNDLARDMLQMLLDFLPEVRNKIEEQLVGENPEGLVDMIHKLHGSCGYSGVPRMKNLCQLIEQQLRSGTKEEELEPEFLELLDEMDNVAREAKKLLG
- a CDS encoding glycerate kinase, which produces MKIVIAPDSYKESLSALEVATAIEQGFREIWPDADYVKIPVADGGEGTVEAMVAATQGHLVHVDVTGPLGNTIQAFYGLSGDERSAFIEMAAASGLEQVPAGLRDPLKTTSWGTGELIRHALDAGVEHIIIGIGGSATNDGGAGMVQALGAKLLDTQNNDIAHGGAGLESLARIDISQLDQRLAACRIEVACDVTNPLTGEEGASAVFGPQKGATPEMISRLDRALTHYAQLIVRDLDVNVLDLAGGGAAGGMGAALYAFCGAQLRCGIEIVTDALHLDACVADADLVVTGEGRIDSQTIHGKVPVGVAKVAKRYNKPVIGIAGSLTADVGVVHEHGLDAVFSVIYTICTLDEALKNASDNVRMTARNVAATLKAGQQLR
- the gudD gene encoding glucarate dehydratase, yielding MSAQFSTPLVTSMQVIPVAGHDSMLMNLSGAHAPFFTRNIVIIKDNSGHTGVGEIPGGEKIRKTLEDAIPLVVGKTLGEYKNVLNAVRNTFADRDAGGRGLQTFDLRTTIHVVTGIEAAMLDLLGQHLGVNVASLLGDGQQRSEVEMLGYLFFVGNRKATPLPYQSQPDEKCDWYRLRHEEAMTPDAVVRLAEAAYEKYGFNDFKLKGGVLAGVEEAESIVALAKRFPQARVTLDPNGAWSLNEAIKIGKYLKGSLAYAEDPCGAEQGFSGREVMAEFRRATGLPTATNMIATDWRQMGHTLSLQSVDIPLADPHFWTMQGSVRVAQMCHEFGLTWGSHSNNHFDISLAMFTHVAAAAPGKITAIDTHWIWQEGNQRLTKEPFEIKGGMVQVPAKPGLGVELDMDQVMKAHELYQQHGLGARDDAMGMQYLIPNWTFDNKRPCMVR
- a CDS encoding enolase C-terminal domain-like protein, whose protein sequence is MTTQSSPVITDMKVIPVAGHDSMLLNIGGAHNAYFTRNIVVLTDNAGNTGVGEAPGGEVIYQTLVDAIPMVLGQEVARLNKVVQQVHKGNQAADFDTFGKGAWTFELRVNAVAALEAALLDLLGKALNVPVCELLGPGKQRDAVTVLGYLFYVGDRTKTELPYLESTPGNHEWYHLRHQQAMNSEAVVRLAQASQDRYGFKDFKLKGGVLPGEQEIDTVRALKKCFPDARITVDPNGAWLLDEAISLCKGLNDVLTYAEDPCGAEQGFSGREVMAEFRRATGLPVATNMIATNWREMGHAVMLNSVDIPLADPHFWTLSGAVRVAQLCDDWGLTWGCHSNNHFDISLAMFTHVGAAAPGNPTAIDTHWIWQEGDCRLTKNPLEIKNGKIAVPDAPGLGVELDWDQVNKTHEAYKRLPGGARNDAGPMQYLIPGWTFDRKRPVFGRH